Proteins from one Flavobacterium sp. N2038 genomic window:
- a CDS encoding NAD(P)-dependent alcohol dehydrogenase: protein METKDIKAFGTEAAEAPLKTLDIKRRAVQAHDVEIEILYCGICHSDLHSARNEWHGTVYPIVPGHEIVGRVTKVGDHVKNFKVGQLAGVGCMVDSCRECDHCKNDLEQYCDEGSTLTFNSPDVHIGGQTFGGYSQSIVVDESFVLHISDKLDLAGVAPLLCAGITTYSPLKHWKVGPGQKVGIVGIGGLGHMGIKIAKAMGAHVVVFTTSLSKTEDAKRLGADEVVLSTDPEQMEQHAKSLNFILDCVSAEHSIDSYLNLLKVDGTLTLVGAPMDPLPVTSFSLILGRRSFSGSLIGGIAETQEMLDFCAEHNITADIELIGVNDVNNAYERLLKGDIKYRFVIDMASLK from the coding sequence ATGGAAACAAAAGACATTAAAGCCTTTGGTACAGAAGCTGCCGAAGCACCATTAAAAACATTAGACATTAAAAGAAGAGCTGTACAGGCACACGATGTAGAAATCGAAATCCTGTATTGCGGAATTTGTCATTCTGATTTACATTCTGCCAGAAATGAGTGGCATGGAACGGTTTATCCAATTGTTCCGGGGCACGAAATTGTAGGCCGTGTTACTAAAGTTGGAGATCATGTAAAGAATTTTAAAGTAGGTCAATTAGCAGGAGTAGGTTGTATGGTTGATTCATGCAGAGAATGTGACCATTGCAAAAATGATTTAGAGCAATACTGCGATGAAGGAAGTACGCTGACATTCAACTCACCGGATGTTCATATTGGCGGACAAACTTTTGGAGGTTACTCTCAAAGTATTGTAGTAGACGAAAGTTTTGTATTACATATTTCAGACAAATTAGATCTTGCAGGAGTTGCACCTTTACTTTGTGCCGGAATTACAACGTATTCTCCTCTGAAACACTGGAAAGTTGGTCCTGGTCAAAAAGTGGGAATTGTTGGAATTGGAGGTTTAGGCCATATGGGAATCAAAATAGCAAAAGCTATGGGCGCTCATGTAGTAGTTTTTACAACTTCATTATCAAAAACGGAAGATGCAAAACGTCTGGGAGCAGATGAAGTGGTTTTGTCTACAGATCCTGAACAAATGGAGCAACACGCTAAAAGTCTGAATTTCATTTTGGACTGCGTTTCGGCAGAACATAGTATTGATTCATATCTGAATTTATTAAAAGTAGACGGAACTTTAACGCTTGTAGGAGCCCCAATGGATCCGCTTCCTGTAACGTCTTTCAGCCTTATATTAGGCAGAAGAAGTTTTTCGGGTTCATTGATTGGAGGAATTGCCGAAACTCAGGAAATGCTTGATTTCTGCGCAGAACATAATATCACTGCTGATATCGAATTAATTGGCGTAAACGATGTAAACAACGCTTACGAAAGATTACTAAAAGGAGATATTAAATATCGTTTTGTAATTGATATGGCTTCGCTTAAATAA
- a CDS encoding Rho termination factor: protein MPNPRIKNEAQYEALVKKGYSKEKSARIANTPDAGEKGGKAKPYEEWTKVDLLKQATKVGIKGRSYMNKKALIYSLRNN, encoded by the coding sequence ATGCCAAATCCACGAATTAAGAATGAAGCGCAATATGAGGCATTGGTAAAAAAAGGTTACAGTAAAGAGAAATCAGCTCGAATTGCCAACACACCAGATGCGGGAGAAAAAGGCGGAAAAGCAAAGCCTTATGAAGAATGGACAAAAGTCGATTTGCTCAAACAAGCCACAAAAGTGGGGATTAAAGGGCGTTCGTATATGAATAAGAAAGCATTAATATATTCTTTGAGAAACAACTAA
- a CDS encoding helix-turn-helix domain-containing protein — MDNQTENNNCDFNTLDLKLKGFKVYEVNGDVSKIPTYNRRDFYKICINTSKSLIHYADRGIETDGTFLFFGNPIIPYSWEFVSPDHHGYACVFTEEFLKSKDRSETLHESPLFKIGGTPIFSLKPEQKVFIDSLFQKMIEEQATDYAFKDDLMRNYINLILHESMKMQPSENFFKPKNASSRITSLFLELLERQFPIETKDQPLLLKTPQDYAQSLAVHVNHLNRSVKEVTGKPTTSHITDRVINEAKALLQHTDWSISDIGYSLGFEYPSYFNNYFKRLTGTVPKSLRM, encoded by the coding sequence ATGGATAATCAGACAGAAAACAACAATTGTGATTTTAATACTTTAGATTTAAAACTAAAAGGCTTTAAAGTATACGAAGTAAATGGAGATGTAAGTAAAATCCCGACTTACAACCGCAGGGATTTTTACAAAATATGCATCAATACCAGCAAAAGTCTTATACATTATGCAGATCGTGGTATAGAAACCGATGGAACTTTTCTGTTTTTCGGTAATCCGATTATTCCATATTCCTGGGAGTTTGTATCTCCCGATCATCATGGTTATGCTTGTGTTTTTACCGAAGAGTTTCTGAAATCCAAAGACCGTTCAGAAACACTTCACGAATCGCCTTTATTTAAAATAGGCGGAACTCCTATTTTTTCTTTAAAGCCTGAACAAAAGGTTTTTATTGATTCTTTATTTCAAAAAATGATCGAAGAGCAAGCTACAGATTATGCTTTCAAAGATGATTTGATGCGTAATTATATTAATTTGATTCTGCATGAATCCATGAAGATGCAGCCTTCAGAAAACTTTTTTAAACCTAAAAATGCTTCTTCAAGAATTACCTCTTTGTTTTTAGAATTATTAGAAAGGCAATTTCCGATTGAGACAAAAGATCAGCCCCTTTTATTAAAAACCCCTCAGGACTATGCGCAAAGTCTTGCAGTACACGTAAATCATTTAAATCGCTCCGTAAAAGAAGTTACAGGAAAACCAACCACTTCGCATATTACAGATCGCGTTATAAACGAAGCAAAAGCACTTTTGCAGCACACAGACTGGAGTATTTCAGATATTGGCTATTCATTGGGTTTTGAATACCCAAGCTACTTTAATAATTATTTTAAAAGACTTACAGGAACGGTTCCAAAATCGTTGAGAATGTAA
- a CDS encoding cupin domain-containing protein — protein MSTQYTTVTEEGRVPNTYMTGEVSYKKQTSNIHPENTVIKEVSFEPSARSNWHSNASLQVLIATNGTGYYQEKGSAIRLLKKDEVVTILPGIEHWYGATPFNKFSYIVIITEIDKGVGIWLDKVSDEEYFSFQNV, from the coding sequence ATGTCGACACAATATACCACCGTGACCGAAGAAGGAAGAGTTCCAAATACTTATATGACAGGTGAAGTGTCATATAAAAAGCAAACTAGTAACATTCATCCCGAAAATACAGTTATAAAAGAAGTATCATTTGAACCTTCTGCAAGAAGCAACTGGCATAGTAATGCCAGTCTGCAAGTATTAATTGCGACCAATGGAACTGGCTATTATCAGGAAAAAGGAAGCGCAATCAGATTGCTTAAAAAAGATGAAGTTGTTACCATTTTACCGGGAATTGAACATTGGTATGGAGCAACTCCTTTTAATAAATTTTCATACATCGTAATCATTACAGAAATAGATAAGGGTGTAGGAATCTGGCTTGATAAAGTAAGTGACGAGGAATATTTTTCTTTTCAGAACGTTTAG
- a CDS encoding DUF4142 domain-containing protein produces the protein MVDQAEINLAEIEIGKLAQQKSSNAEVKKFGKMLVDEHTKSASEVSALAKAKNFTLPTSLTEEGQDEYNKLSEKTGVDFDKKFADMMIDGHEKAIDKLQKASKDATDNDVRLWASNNIAGLTAHLEHAKMLKQNLEKK, from the coding sequence TTGGTAGATCAGGCTGAAATTAATTTAGCTGAAATCGAAATTGGGAAATTGGCTCAACAAAAAAGCTCTAACGCCGAAGTGAAAAAATTTGGAAAAATGCTGGTTGACGAACATACTAAATCGGCATCTGAAGTGAGTGCTTTGGCTAAAGCTAAAAACTTTACTTTGCCTACTTCTCTTACTGAAGAAGGACAGGACGAATACAATAAACTTAGCGAAAAAACAGGTGTTGATTTCGATAAAAAATTCGCCGATATGATGATCGACGGCCATGAAAAAGCAATCGATAAACTACAGAAAGCTTCTAAAGACGCCACAGACAACGATGTTAGATTATGGGCTTCAAACAATATTGCAGGTTTAACAGCGCATTTGGAACATGCTAAAATGCTAAAACAAAATCTGGAAAAAAAGTAA
- a CDS encoding XAC2610-related protein: protein MKQKITLLFLLAATFLSAQISYTGFIDKYPIEFVSYVYSDGVGTAIYAYSNFDTPIVLSAKLTGKTMVFTEKDKTDKETAKLTFQNYNGKSNQLNGIWKDLNSGKELKITLSKEFDIDYGDNVEWTNREILQPESFKGKYFKLIISKEKGSFYAQVTGVKIIEKKTDKLIQKIDLECQLWGVNNISIDDYNFDGIPDFSVFESSYAGPNTSSLYFLYNPKTGKYFESSFNGTSLEFDSQSKRIYEHNQCCAGSRHMNAEYKVVNNKMVLIKKTCQELDEKTGDFVESKCD, encoded by the coding sequence ATGAAACAAAAAATTACTTTATTATTTCTTCTTGCAGCAACTTTTTTATCTGCCCAAATAAGCTACACTGGATTTATTGATAAATACCCAATTGAATTTGTTTCCTATGTTTATTCTGATGGAGTAGGAACGGCTATTTATGCTTATTCTAATTTTGACACGCCAATTGTTTTAAGTGCTAAACTTACCGGAAAGACTATGGTTTTTACCGAAAAAGACAAAACGGATAAGGAAACTGCAAAATTGACTTTTCAGAATTATAATGGAAAAAGCAACCAGTTAAATGGAATATGGAAAGATTTAAATTCAGGAAAAGAACTTAAAATTACTTTGTCGAAAGAATTTGATATCGATTATGGCGATAATGTTGAATGGACAAATAGAGAAATTCTGCAACCGGAATCTTTTAAAGGCAAATATTTTAAGTTGATTATTTCTAAGGAAAAAGGTAGTTTTTATGCCCAGGTTACCGGTGTAAAAATCATTGAGAAAAAGACAGATAAACTGATTCAGAAAATAGATTTAGAATGTCAGCTTTGGGGGGTAAACAACATAAGTATTGACGATTATAATTTTGACGGAATTCCTGATTTTTCGGTTTTTGAAAGCAGTTATGCCGGACCGAATACTTCTAGTTTATATTTTCTTTATAATCCGAAAACTGGAAAATATTTTGAAAGTAGTTTCAACGGAACTTCTTTAGAATTTGATTCTCAGTCCAAAAGAATTTACGAACACAATCAATGTTGTGCAGGAAGTAGACACATGAACGCCGAATATAAAGTGGTGAATAATAAAATGGTTTTAATAAAGAAAACTTGTCAGGAATTAGATGAAAAAACTGGTGATTTTGTCGAAAGTAAATGTGATTAA
- a CDS encoding aldo/keto reductase, with protein MHKRKLGNSGLEVSALGLGCMGMSFGYGPAHDKKEMIALLRSAYEKGITFFDTAECYGPFLNEELLGEALSPFRDQVVIATKFGFLEGDSKKGLDSRPEWIRKSIEGSLKRLNTDVIDLYYQHRVDPNVPIEDVAGVIKDLIQEGKVKHFGLSEAGAESIRRAHAVQPVTALQSEYSLWWRNPEDEVFPTLEELGIGFVPFSPLGRGFLTAKIDENTQFDSTDFRNTLPRFAPEARKINQAFVEVLAKMAADRGVTNAQIALAWNLAQKPWIVPIPGTTKLHRLEENIGAVNLQLLAQDITEITEAASKITIEGSRYPQHLQKIVGK; from the coding sequence ATGCATAAACGTAAACTAGGAAATAGTGGTCTTGAAGTCTCTGCATTGGGGCTTGGCTGCATGGGAATGAGTTTTGGTTACGGTCCTGCTCATGACAAAAAAGAAATGATAGCATTACTTCGTTCGGCTTATGAAAAAGGAATTACTTTTTTTGATACTGCCGAATGTTATGGACCGTTTTTAAACGAAGAGCTTTTGGGTGAGGCTTTATCGCCTTTTAGGGATCAAGTCGTGATTGCGACAAAATTCGGATTTTTGGAAGGTGATTCTAAAAAAGGATTAGACAGCCGTCCGGAATGGATCAGAAAAAGCATCGAAGGTTCATTAAAAAGACTGAATACGGATGTTATTGATTTGTATTATCAGCATCGTGTAGATCCTAATGTTCCTATTGAGGATGTTGCCGGAGTGATAAAAGATTTGATTCAGGAAGGAAAAGTAAAACATTTTGGACTTTCAGAGGCAGGAGCAGAGAGCATTCGTCGTGCGCATGCAGTACAACCCGTTACAGCGTTGCAAAGCGAATACTCACTTTGGTGGAGAAATCCCGAAGATGAGGTTTTTCCAACTTTAGAAGAACTTGGAATTGGTTTTGTCCCTTTTAGTCCGTTAGGAAGAGGTTTTCTTACCGCAAAAATCGACGAAAATACGCAATTTGATAGTACTGATTTTAGAAATACATTACCACGTTTTGCGCCTGAAGCCAGAAAAATAAATCAGGCATTTGTTGAGGTATTAGCCAAAATGGCAGCTGACCGCGGGGTAACCAATGCGCAAATTGCACTAGCATGGAATTTAGCTCAAAAACCGTGGATTGTACCCATTCCGGGAACAACAAAACTGCATCGTTTAGAAGAAAATATCGGAGCAGTAAATCTGCAACTTTTAGCTCAGGATATTACAGAAATCACCGAAGCCGCCTCAAAAATAACTATCGAAGGATCACGCTATCCGCAACATTTACAAAAGATAGTTGGGAAATAG